In Gulosibacter molinativorax, a single window of DNA contains:
- the sdhA gene encoding succinate dehydrogenase flavoprotein subunit, whose product MAAEQLKDTVKEVDGVKIHYHRNEVVIVGAGGAGMRAAIEAAEAAGTGAVVDVVTKLYPTRSHTGAAQGGMAAALANVEEDNWEWHTYDTVKGGDYLVDQDSAEILAKEAIDAVLDLENMGLPFNRTPEGKIDQRRFGGHTRDHGKAPVRRACYAADRTGHMILQTLYQNCVKHNIRFFNEYYALDVAFTMVDGVKTPSAVIAYELKTGDLHVFQGKSIVFATGGFGKVFKTTSNAHTLTGDGVGIIWRNNLPLEDMEFFQFHPTGLAGLGILLTEGARGEGAILRNDSGERFMERYAPTIKDLAPRDIVARSMVQEVLEGRGAGPNKDYVYLDCTHLGAEVLETKLPDITEFARTYLGVDPVTEPVPVYPTAHYAMGGIPTNNDAQVISDDNDTVVPGLFAAGECACVSVHGSNRLGTNSLLDINVFGKRAGRNAVEYAKTAEYAPLPDDADEFVRTLVRNLRDSAGTESVADLRRELQETMDTNVQVFRTADTLNVATKVIHELRERYQNIHVSDKGLRYNTELLEAIELGFLLDLAEVVTFTALNREESRGGHMRDDFPKRDDENWMHHTMAYLTGDRRSANPADHITLGKKPVRMTHYVPQERKY is encoded by the coding sequence TTCACTACCACCGCAACGAGGTTGTCATCGTTGGTGCGGGTGGCGCGGGCATGCGTGCCGCGATTGAGGCCGCAGAGGCTGCGGGCACCGGTGCCGTCGTTGACGTTGTCACGAAGCTCTACCCGACCCGCTCGCACACCGGTGCGGCGCAGGGTGGTATGGCCGCCGCGCTGGCCAACGTCGAGGAAGACAACTGGGAGTGGCACACCTACGACACCGTCAAGGGTGGCGACTACCTCGTCGACCAGGACTCGGCTGAGATCCTCGCGAAGGAAGCGATCGACGCGGTCCTCGACCTCGAGAACATGGGTCTGCCGTTCAACCGTACGCCCGAGGGCAAGATCGACCAGCGTCGCTTCGGTGGTCACACCCGCGACCACGGTAAGGCTCCCGTTCGTCGTGCGTGCTACGCAGCCGACCGTACCGGCCACATGATTCTGCAGACGCTGTACCAGAACTGCGTCAAACACAACATCCGCTTCTTCAACGAGTACTACGCGCTCGACGTCGCCTTCACGATGGTCGACGGCGTGAAGACCCCTTCGGCGGTCATCGCGTACGAGCTGAAGACCGGCGACCTGCACGTCTTCCAGGGCAAGTCGATCGTCTTCGCGACCGGTGGCTTCGGCAAGGTCTTCAAGACCACATCGAACGCTCACACCCTGACCGGTGACGGCGTCGGCATCATCTGGCGCAACAACCTGCCGCTCGAGGACATGGAGTTCTTCCAGTTCCACCCGACCGGCCTCGCCGGCCTCGGCATCCTCCTCACCGAGGGTGCGCGTGGTGAGGGTGCGATCCTGCGTAACGACTCGGGTGAGCGCTTCATGGAGCGCTACGCACCGACCATTAAGGACCTCGCGCCGCGTGACATCGTCGCCCGCTCGATGGTGCAGGAAGTGCTCGAAGGTCGCGGCGCCGGCCCGAACAAGGACTACGTCTACCTCGACTGCACCCACCTCGGTGCCGAGGTGCTCGAGACGAAGCTCCCGGACATCACCGAGTTCGCCCGCACCTACCTCGGAGTCGACCCCGTCACCGAGCCGGTGCCGGTCTACCCCACCGCGCACTACGCGATGGGCGGCATCCCGACGAACAACGACGCGCAGGTCATCTCGGACGACAACGACACCGTCGTTCCCGGCCTGTTCGCCGCGGGTGAGTGCGCGTGCGTTTCGGTGCACGGCTCCAACCGCCTCGGCACCAACTCGCTGCTGGACATCAACGTCTTCGGCAAGCGTGCCGGCCGCAACGCGGTCGAGTACGCCAAGACTGCGGAGTACGCGCCGCTCCCCGACGACGCCGACGAGTTCGTTCGCACGCTCGTGCGCAACCTCCGCGACTCGGCCGGCACCGAGTCGGTCGCCGACCTGCGCCGCGAGCTGCAGGAGACCATGGACACGAACGTCCAGGTGTTCCGCACCGCCGACACGCTCAACGTCGCGACCAAGGTCATCCACGAGCTGCGCGAGCGCTACCAGAACATCCACGTCAGCGACAAGGGCCTGCGGTACAACACGGAGCTGCTCGAGGCGATCGAGCTGGGCTTCCTGCTCGACCTCGCCGAGGTCGTCACCTTCACCGCCCTGAACCGCGAGGAATCGCGCGGCGGCCACATGCGCGACGACTTCCCGAAGCGCGACGACGAGAACTGGATGCACCACACCATGGCGTACCTGACCGGTGACCGTCGCTCGGCGAACCCCGCCGACCACATCACCCTCGGCAAGAAGCCGGTGCGCATGACGCACTACGTGCCACAGGAACGCAAGTACTAA